One segment of Scleropages formosus chromosome 23, fSclFor1.1, whole genome shotgun sequence DNA contains the following:
- the LOC108931874 gene encoding serine/threonine-protein kinase Sgk1-like: protein MDMTDARCDFTYSRMRSIMSVLTAFIKDRKMGLNELIQRLVSYPQLYQQSGVKPFLKLDENHNEELEDGLQNSLLSQSRSCLSADSQIRPADFDYLKVIGKGSFGKVLLARHKESGQYYAVKVLQKKMVLKKKEQRHIMAERSVLLKNLQHPFLVGLHYSFQTTDKLYFVLDYVNGGELFCHLQRERVFLEPRARFYAAEIASALGYLHSLHIVYRDLKPENILLDSQGHIMLTDFGLCKEGLEPNGTTSTFCGTPEYLAPEVLQKQAYDCTVDWWCLGAVLYEMLYGLPPFYSRNTAEMYNNILHKVLVLKPNVSNAGRELLEGLLQKDHTQRLGAQGDFMELKCHAFFSPINWDDLMARKVPPPFIPSVVGPTDLRHFDPEFTHLPVTGSLCSHDSAMATNSMREAAAAFPGFSYGPSAGHAFV from the exons ATGGACATGACTGATGCGAGATGTGATTTTACGTATTCCAGAATGAGGAGTATTATGTCTGTCCTCACCG CTTTCATCAAGGATCGCAAGATGGGTCTGAATGAGTTGATCCAGCGCCTGGTGTCCTACCCCCAGCTCTACCAGCA GTCAGGtgtcaaaccattcctgaagcTTGATGAGAACCACAATGAAGAACTGGAGGATGGACTCCAGAACAGCTTG CTGTCCCAGTCCAGAAGCTGCCTGTCAGCAGATTCCCA AATCAGACCGGCAGACTTTGACTACCTCAAGGTTATTGGCAAAGGCAGCTTTGGCAAG GTCTTGCTGGCCAGGCACAAGGAAAGTGGCCAGTACTATGCTGTGAAGGTTCTTCAGAAGAAGATGGTCCTGAAGAAAAAGGAG CAAAGGCACATCATGGCAGAGCGCAGCGTCCTGCTGAAGAATCTGCAGCACCCGTTTCTGGTGGGCCTGCACTACTCCTTCCAGACGACCGACAAGCTCTACTTTGTCCTCGACTATGTCAACGGCGGGGAG CTCTTTTGCCATCTGCAGCGTGAGCGGGTGTTCTTGGAGCCTCGAGCTCGTTTCTACGCAGCGGAGATAGCCAGTGCACTGGGCTACCTGCATTCCCTGCACATTGTCTACAG GGACCTCAAGCCAGAAAACATTCTGCTGGACTCGCAGGGACACATCATGCTCACGGACTTTGGCCTCTGCAAGGAAGGCCTGGAGCCCAATGGCACTACAAGCACCTTCTGTGGAACCCCAGAG TACCTGGCTCCAGAGGTGCTCCAGAAGCAGGCGTATGACTGTACTGTAGACTGGTGGTGCCTGGGTGCTGTGCTCTACGAGATGCTCTATGGTCTG ccgcCGTTCTACAGCCGCAACACAGCAGAGATGTACAACAACATCCTACACAAGGTGCTGGTGCTGAAGCCCAATGTGTCAAATGCAGGCCGGGAACTGCTGGAGGGCCTTCTGCAGAAGGATCACACCCAGAGGCTCGGCGCGCAGGGTGACTTT ATGGAACTAAAGTGCCATGCTTTCTTCTCACCCATCAACTGGGATGACCTGATGGCCAGGAAGGTGCCGCCCCCCTTCATCCCTTCAGTG GTTGGCCCTACTGACCTGCGGCACTTTGACCCCGAGTTCACCCACCTGCCAGTTACAGGTTCGCTGTGCAGCCATGACAGCGCCATGGCAACTAACAGCATGCGTGAGGCAGCCGCTGCCTTCCCAGGCTTCTCATATGGGCCCTCTGCAGGCCATGCCTTTGTTTGA